Sequence from the Rutidosis leptorrhynchoides isolate AG116_Rl617_1_P2 chromosome 3, CSIRO_AGI_Rlap_v1, whole genome shotgun sequence genome:
TGATCTGTTAGGACCATTATTGGATGCGCTTGGAAATATCTTCTTAAGCGTCTAGCTGTATGCACGAGTGCATAAACCAGTTTTTCAATTGCAGGGTAGTTTAATTCGCTTCCTATTAaagctttactaacaaaatatacAGGCATTTGTACATGTCCGCATAGCATAATCACATAATTTTAAATGTCTACTGATTAAAAATTAGCTATTTTTAAGTTTATAGTGCGTACCTGTCCTCTGTCCGCTATCAATACTGAACTTATTGCTTCTTTCGATGCTGCTAAGTAAAGTATCAGCGTTTCTCCCTCAATCGGCGCAGTCATTGTCGGCAATTCTTTTAACAACTTTTTAATTTTTTGAAACGCTACTTCTGCTTCCTCTGTCCATTTGAAATCCGTCTTCTTTAAGCAATTCTTTAATGTCCCGAAAAAGGGGAGCGATCGCTCTGCAGATTTTGATAAGAACATTGTTAATGCCGCTAATTTACCCGTTAAACTTTGCACCTCTTTTTTATTTCTGGGCGACAGCATATTTTCGATTGCCTCTATTTTCTTTGGGTTTGCGCGTATCCCGCGCTCAGTTATTATATGGCCAAGAAACTTTCCTTCCTCTTCTCCAAAACTGCACTTCGACGGATTGAGTTTCATATTTATCTTTCTCAACGATGTAAGCGTTTCTAATATATCTTCTAACAAACCTTGTTCTGTTGTGCTTTTTATCAACAAATCATCAACATATGCTTCTAAATTTCTGCCAATCTGACCTTTGAAAGCCTCATCTATTACGCGTTGATATGTTGCCCCGACATtctttaaaccaaatggcatctttGTGTAGCAGCATATGCCTTGGCTTGTGTGAAAGACAGTTTTATCCTCATCTTTTTGCTGCCATCTGTATCTGATGATATCCTTTGTACGCATCCAGAAAAAATTTATATCAGAAGCTTGCCAGTGACTCAACTTTTCAGTCTATTTCTGGTAGAGGATAATTGTCTTTGGCATAGGCTTTGTTAATGTCCGTGAAGTCAACACATGTGCGCCAAGACCCATCAGGCTTTTTTACCAATACTGGGTTTGCTACCCACATTTGGTACCTTACTTCTCGTAATATGTTTGCTTTGACCAACTTGTCAACTTCTGCCTTCAACCATTCGCTTCTTTCCAGTGCCATACCACGTTTCTTTTGTCGCACTGGTGTCAGACTTGGATTTGTATTAAGTTTATGCTCAGCAATTTCTCTTGGTACGCCAGTCATCTCTGCTTCTTTCCATGCAAAGACATCCGTATTAGAAGCTAATATGTTACGAAGCTTAAACTTTGTTTCCTCGGACAATCCTCCGCCGATTTTAATTTTTTGTTTTGGATATCGCGGATTTACGATAATCATGCAGCTTCGAAGATGTTCTGCCTCGCTTGGCTGTTTTTCTTCTTGTTCCATAGCTGCAACACTTGCATCTTGTTTTTCTGACCTTATCGTTGCGATTCCTAATGGTGTTGGGAATTTGATAAGGCCATGCACTGTGGAAGAGATAGCTGCTAACTTTTGCAGGGTTGTGCGTCCTAAGAGCGCATTATATTCCGAGTAAGACCTTACTACAGCAAATTCTACTGTTGTACTCCTTACCAATTCCTTATTATCACCATCTACCAGCTCTAGCTCTAATTCGATGATCCCAATTGGCCATGCAGACTCTCCAGAAAATCCTGATAATACGGTACTAGGAGCTACTAGCTTGGATCGCACCGCTCCCGGCAACAAGCGGAAACAATGTTCGTACATTATATCTACACTGCAGCCGGTATCTATATGCAGTCGCTTTATGATGTATCCGTAGCTTTTAACGCGTCCTTTAATTGTGATGGATGCATCCGAGGGTTCATGTGCTATGGCCGGGAACATGATGGGAGTGTTTTCCCACTCTTCAGATACTTCTAACTTGCATCTCTGATTTACTCATCCGCTATTACCATATTAATGGTTTTATCTGTTTCCCTTCCATCATTCTTCTTTTGCCACGGATATTCTTTTTCTCCTTTCGGCTTCTCACTTGATGTTTTTACAATTTTCTTCAAGTGTTGCAATCTTCCTCTTTTAAGTTTAGCAGCTATCTTTTCGATTAGATGCCGACATTCGTTGGTTTCATGACCATAATCGTCGTGAAAATCACAGAATTTGCTTTTGTCTCTGTTTCCAAATTTTGACAAAGGTACTGGGGGGTCGAAGCTTTTGTATACAGCCTCTGTAGCTAAAATTTCCTTTGGTGTTTTTGTGAGGTCTTTTATTAACGCAGCATTATCGTTGTGGTTGCTTTTGATCCTCTGACTTCCTCCCCCTTTGTTGTTATTAAACTTACGATATTTATCACTATTTTAATTACCACTCCTGGGTGGCCCACTACTACCATAGCGCTTGCCAGACTCTGATCCTCTTCCCTGTATTCGATAGTAATCATCATCGATATCCATGTTTGAAGAGGTGTTTCCGCAACTTTGCTTTATATCTTATTGTGCTCGCATATAATCATGCGTTTCTTTTATAGCTTCTGCGAAAGTTTCTGGCACTCTTCAGCATAACCGCTGCCATAAAGATAGGTGTATGTCCGTATCTATATAATGTATAAAGCCGGACACCTTCTGGCTTTCTGGCAAGTCTTGCATTTTGGCCACCTCCTTGGTGTACCTATCTATTACCTCTCCCAAGCTTTCTTTCGGTTTCTGCTTAATGTCGTGGCATTCGACATGTGTTCTTTTGCGGGCGCGTAAGTTATGAAAGTTTAACAAAAATCTTGAGCGCAAATCCGCGAAACCTGTAATGCTTTGGGATGGTAAGTTATTGAACCATTCCCTTGCTACCCCTTGTAGTACTATTGGTAGCATATGACATGCTACTGCGTCGCCCCAGCTATGTGTTCTTATGGTTCCTTCAAATTTTtgcaaaaaatcatctggatctgaCAATCCATCGTAACTTCCCAACGTTAGGGGGTACCACTGGTGCTACTATAAAAGGATGATTTGCAATATGTGGTACAAACTTTTCAGTTGTAGGAGCAAGCTCAAGACTTTGCTTGGCTTTttgttgtgaagacccgtcctaatccatccggacaaagtccatatcgattataaacgattcacaacagttgattacattgcgaggtacttgacctctatatgatacattttacaaacattgcataagtttttgaaaagacaatctttcattacatcgaaagttgacggcatgcataccatttcataatatatctatctataactgacataataataatcttgatgaactcaacgatttgaatgcaacgtcttttgaaatatgtcatgaatgactccaagtaatatctctaaaatgagcaaatgcacagcggaagatttctttcgtacctgagaataaacatgctttcaagtgtcaaccaaaaggttggtgagttcattagtttatcataaataatcatttcataacttttaatagaccacaagatttcatatttccatttctcataaacatacgtcccatacatagagacaaaataatcattcatattgattgaacacctggtaaccaacattcacaatatgcatataagaatatccccattattccgggatcctccttcgaacatgatattaattttgaagtactaaagcatccggtactttggatggggcttgttgggcccgatagatctatctttagagttcgcatcaattagggtgtctgttccctaattcttagattaccagacttaataaaaaggggcatattcgatttcgatcattcaaccatataatgtagttttgattacttgtgtctatttcgtaaaaacatttataaaaattatgcatgtattctcagcccaaaaatataaagggtaaaaaggtaaatgaaactcacgcatataaatattgtaaaacagttaataaagcatttgcatgtattctcagcccaaaaatctaaagagtaaaagggatcatatgaaactcacgcttataaatattgtaaaatagttattaaaacattgcatgtattctcagcccaaaaatatatataaaaagggaataatgaaactcacctaatgtattttgtagtaaaaatacataggacgacattgaacaagtatagggttggccttggattcacgaacctatatcatttgtatatatattaacacacataattgtaatcaagtaaatttatatattattattagtgatatacttgttatatttaataaattataaatttttatatatttatatattttcattttatacatAGAATTATTAAATTAGTTAggttatgtaatataaatatatttttatacctataatctttattttaataattataatcttaacaacgtcgtttgaaacctttattttcataaacaatattgtcttaatactaatgatataaataatacttgataataatgataataataataatagttttaataaggacaaaataataatttttgtaa
This genomic interval carries:
- the LOC139902403 gene encoding uncharacterized protein; the protein is MYEHCFRLLPGAVRSKLVAPSTVLSGFSGESAWPIGIIELELELVDGDNKELVRSTTVEFAVVRSYSEYNALLGRTTLQKLAAISSTVHGLIKFPTPLGIATIRSEKQDASVAAMEQEEKQPSEAEHLRSCMIIVNPRYPKQKIKIGGGLSEETKFKLRNILASNTDVFAWKEAEMTGVPREIAEHKLNTNPSLTPVRQKKRGMALERSEWLKAEVDKLVKANILREVRYQMWVANPVLVKKPDGSWRTCVDFTDINKAYAKDNYPLPEID